The sequence GACATGCACTTCGGCTACCGGGTTGTTGACGAGATTGCCCTCTTCTTCAAGAGCGCAAAGGAAAGCGAGGAGGCGGGCATCGTTAAATTCAAGAACGATAACGAAATCTTTGACCTTGCCCTCCTGATGAAGATCCTACCCAAATTCCACGGCAACAGGAAGAGGCTTGAGAAGCCTTTGACGAAAGTGCTGGAGGCCTGTATAAGGGGAGAGTTTGGGGTAAAATTCAAAGAGAACAACCAGGAGAAGAGCCTAAAGATGCCACGAGATATCGAAAAGATCAGTAGTGGAGCGATAATTGAGATGCTTGCGAACTGGGAGAGCTACAGGGAAAACTTCCGCTTCAGACACACCGCCAAGAAAGTCCTCCGCATGCTCCGGCAGCTCCACGAGATAGGCTTCGCGAGCTTCAGCTGAACCTTTCATTCTTCGAAACCCTTATAACTTACCCCGGGGTAAGTAACTTACGGTGGGGTAAGTTGCTGTTTGATCTACAACCTAAGACAAGGCGTGAGGATTTGTACGACAGGGAGGCAGAGCTCCAAGAGTTCAGAGATGCCCTAAACCTGGGTGAGAGGCTCATTCTCTTGCTCGGATTGAGACGTCTGGGGAAGAGTTCACTGCTCAACGTTTCCCTGAATGAATCCGGGATGCCTTACGCAAAGATTGACGTCCGCTCTCTGTACTTCACCCATGGCTCCATACCTCAGGAGATCCTGGCCAAAAAACTTCTGGACTCACTTCTCTCGACGGTCTCGTCCCGCAGGGCCATTAGACTGAGACTGGAAAAAGCGCTTGAATCTGTGAGGGGAATAAGACTTTCGGGCCTTCACGTTGAGTTTGAGAGAAAACCGGATTTGGCAGAAATTCTTGAGAGGATAAACTCCTGGGCCGAAAAGGAAGGCCTAAGGGTTATAATCGCCTTCGACGAAGCCCAGTACCTCAGGCTCTCGGGAATCCAGTACGATGGCCTCATAGCGTATGCGGTTGACAACCTTCCGGCCCTGACCTTTGCACTGACCGGCTCGGAGGTTGGAATGCTCTACGACTTTCTGGGGCTGGAAAATCCGAAAAAACCCCTCTTTGGGAGGTATGCACGGGAGATTACACTCAACAGGTTCAGTCGGGAGCAGAGTGTGGACTTTTTAAGCAAAGGCTTTGAGGAGATTAGAGTTGAAGTCCACAAGGGTGAACTCGAAAGGGTCGTCGACAGACTTGATGGAATAACCGGCTGGCTGACAACCTACGGCTACCTGAGAGGAGTGAGGGGACTCTCCGAGAGGGACGCCCTTGAAGAGCTGTTTCAGCGGGCCCAAGCACTGGTCATGGAGGAGCTATCATCCCTTCTCTCCTACAGCAGGAGGTACGGGCTGATACTCAAGGCGGTCGCCCTTGGAAATGAGAGCTGGAGCGACATAAAGGAGTACTTGGAATTCAAAGGAGGGCGAATAAACGATGCAAAGTTCTCCCTCCTATTGAAGAACCTCACAAAGTACGGCTATTTGACAAAGACCGGAAGGAGTTACGCAATACCCGATCCCGTTGTCCAAGAGGTGGTCAGGAAGCTCAGCTTACCCCAGGGTAAGTAACTTACCCCCGGGTAAGCTATATTCCCCAGAACTCCCTCTGGATTTCGAGGACAGTTTTCACCGTTCTTATGGCCTCGTAACTGGGCTCGATGCCCCGTTCCTCCACGCTCCCCTCAAGATACCCCTTAACAAAGGCGGGGAGGGCCCTCATCAGCCCGACGGAGTAGCCACCTTCAAAGATGACGGCCAGGGGATAGCGGGAGAGCGTCGCACCGGCGTAGCGGAAGAACCGTTCCGTCAGCCTAAGCGTCGTGAGGCTCTCTCCAAGAAAGCCGTCAAAACCGGCAGAGACAACCACAGCATCGGGCTTCGTTTCCTCCAGGACTGGAAGGACGATTTCCATCCACGCGAGGATGTAGTCATCGTCGGTGGAGTAGTGGGGCATCGGGAGGTTGACCTTGCTCCCCTCCGCACCCCTTCCCCCGATGTCGTGTTCGTAGCCGCTCCAAGGATAGATGTCGCGCTCGTGGAGGTCGATGTGGACAACGTCCCCATCGTTCCAGAATATCTCCTGCGTACCGTTGCCGTGGTGGGCGTCGAAGTCAATGACCACAGCCCTTCCCCTGCGCTCCTTGAGGGTGTAAGCCGCAAATGCGCTGTTGTTGAAGATGCAGAAGCCGAGGGTTGAGGCGTTGAAGGCCCTTCCCGACCTGCCAGCATGGTGTCCGGGCGGTCTGACGAGCGCCAGGTAGAGACCCCTATCCTCCACTGCCGCCTCAACCGCAGCCCTCGCCGCACCGACTGCCGAGAGAGCGGCTTCCCACGTGCCGGGGGACACGTAGGTGTCGGGGTCGAGGTACGAGAAGCTCCCTTCGAGCCCCCGAATCCTCTCCACGTACTCCCCATCGTGTATCAGAAGGAGATCCGAAGGCGAGGCCGGGCTGGGCTCCAGAATTTTTTCCTCATCCCACAGCCCGTTTTCGGAAAGACCCCTTATCGCGTAGTCCAGCCTGGTCGGGTTCTCGGGATGATAGCCCTCGGGTCTGTGCTCCCTGAAAATGGGGGAGTAAAAGATTCTGAGGGACAAGAGGGTTTCACCACTCTTCCTCTTCCTCGATGAGGCCGTACTTCTCCAGCTCACGGAGGAGCTTTCTGACAGCCTCCCAGGCGTCGTGCTCGCTCTTGGCGCCGGAGCAGACTATCTTTCCGGAGGAGAAGAGCAGTATGACCGCCCTCGGCTCCTTGACGCGGTAGATGACGCCGGGGAACTGCTCGGGCTCGTACTCACAGTTTGGCAAACTGAGCGCAACGGCATCGAGGTTGAACTCCATACCGATGTCGCCGCTGAATACCATGTTCTGGATGTCTATCTGAGGTGCCCTTCCGAACTTGGCGCCTATCTTCTTGAGCATCTGGATGAGCTTGTTGACTGCCCTCTCGATGTCCTCGACGCTCTTAGCGCCGGTGACGACCAGCTTTCCGGAGCTGAATATGAGGAGCGCCACCTTGGGCTCCTCAAAGCGGCATATTATCCCAGGGAACTCCTCGGGGTTGTACTTGGAGTTGGGACATATCTCTATAACCTTTTCAAGGTTCAGCTGCGTAAAGAGATCCACAGAAGCGACGATATTCTCGATTCTGAGCTTTACATTGCTCATGTCGACCAAGGCTTACACCTCCAGATGGTGGGTTTAAAAACCCTTTATAAATGAGACGGGTTGAGTTTTTAAAGCTTTAGGTAGCTGACCGGATGAAACCACCGGTGAGAAGGCTTAAAAGGTGCCGGCACAAGGAGAGCACGGTGATGCCTATGAGAAACACGATGGTTTTAGTAAGGACCGACAACTTTCAGAAGGCCAGCATCGCTCTCGCCGATCTGGTTCGGTACGGCGGCATGCAGATACGCGGTGATCCAAGGATTATCCCCCCCGCACTCTCGGACTGGGCCTTTGAGAAGATAAGCGGTGAAAAGCCGAGGAGACGCTTCAGGGCGCACGTGATCGCCCAGATAGACCTGCCGCCGGCAAAGGCGATCGGCAGGCTCATGGACATCCACCCACCGGCGCACGTTCTCGTGATCCCACCGGATACCGAAGTCTGGGAGGAGCTAATACGCCTCTGGAGCACCTTTGAGAAGCTCAAGGGCTTCCACCCTCCAAAGAGAACCAAGGCGGAAGAACTCAGGAAGAAGAGGGAGGAAGAGGAGGGGTTAGAGGAGCTTTAGTGTTCTATTGTTCACCTCTCTGAGTTTATTCTCTGTGCACTACGTTCTCGCTC is a genomic window of Thermococcus sp. containing:
- a CDS encoding ATP-binding protein; this encodes MLFDLQPKTRREDLYDREAELQEFRDALNLGERLILLLGLRRLGKSSLLNVSLNESGMPYAKIDVRSLYFTHGSIPQEILAKKLLDSLLSTVSSRRAIRLRLEKALESVRGIRLSGLHVEFERKPDLAEILERINSWAEKEGLRVIIAFDEAQYLRLSGIQYDGLIAYAVDNLPALTFALTGSEVGMLYDFLGLENPKKPLFGRYAREITLNRFSREQSVDFLSKGFEEIRVEVHKGELERVVDRLDGITGWLTTYGYLRGVRGLSERDALEELFQRAQALVMEELSSLLSYSRRYGLILKAVALGNESWSDIKEYLEFKGGRINDAKFSLLLKNLTKYGYLTKTGRSYAIPDPVVQEVVRKLSLPQGK
- a CDS encoding histone deacetylase family protein — translated: MSLRIFYSPIFREHRPEGYHPENPTRLDYAIRGLSENGLWDEEKILEPSPASPSDLLLIHDGEYVERIRGLEGSFSYLDPDTYVSPGTWEAALSAVGAARAAVEAAVEDRGLYLALVRPPGHHAGRSGRAFNASTLGFCIFNNSAFAAYTLKERRGRAVVIDFDAHHGNGTQEIFWNDGDVVHIDLHERDIYPWSGYEHDIGGRGAEGSKVNLPMPHYSTDDDYILAWMEIVLPVLEETKPDAVVVSAGFDGFLGESLTTLRLTERFFRYAGATLSRYPLAVIFEGGYSVGLMRALPAFVKGYLEGSVEERGIEPSYEAIRTVKTVLEIQREFWGI
- a CDS encoding TATA-box-binding protein; this translates as MVDMSNVKLRIENIVASVDLFTQLNLEKVIEICPNSKYNPEEFPGIICRFEEPKVALLIFSSGKLVVTGAKSVEDIERAVNKLIQMLKKIGAKFGRAPQIDIQNMVFSGDIGMEFNLDAVALSLPNCEYEPEQFPGVIYRVKEPRAVILLFSSGKIVCSGAKSEHDAWEAVRKLLRELEKYGLIEEEEEW
- a CDS encoding DUF356 domain-containing protein, coding for MRNTMVLVRTDNFQKASIALADLVRYGGMQIRGDPRIIPPALSDWAFEKISGEKPRRRFRAHVIAQIDLPPAKAIGRLMDIHPPAHVLVIPPDTEVWEELIRLWSTFEKLKGFHPPKRTKAEELRKKREEEEGLEEL